A window from Dehalobacter sp. DCA encodes these proteins:
- a CDS encoding DUF3369 domain-containing protein, which produces MRRSTNRVNLDYKILIVDDEPGIIDSLSVVLKRSGYQFVGLTDPLEAIEKVREEKYDLLILDYLMYPIHGDKVVERIREFNNELYILLLTGHKDLAPPLETIKALEIQGYCEKGDRFDQLLLLVESGIKSISQMRTIKKFQEGLNKILQSVPKIYQLQPIDNILEDILAEILPLVNSKNAFILIDDITRISSGNNSIFKGIGKYKKKVADFMEMLDPELMEFIGSARINKKVVKLDKKVIIPLINEYLQDIGIIFVEGDDLEDGLKLLEIYSNQASSSINNAFLHSLVNIKNDELNKTYDQLRETYMDTIEALRMVVDAKDIYTRGHSDRVAYFAVKIGEAFDFSKEELELLRISGIFHDVGKIGTSDDILFKSQKLNEKEYEEIKKHPLKGARILSAVSMFKEVVPIVKCHHERMDGKGYPEGLTKDEIPFLARIISVADAFDAMISDRRYRSRLKFEEARNQLIQGSGTQFDVEVVEKFIHQLSDFEQMAKEVASTFE; this is translated from the coding sequence ATGAGACGTTCAACTAATCGCGTTAATCTAGACTACAAAATCTTAATAGTTGATGACGAACCAGGAATCATTGATTCGCTGTCCGTCGTCCTGAAAAGAAGCGGCTACCAATTCGTCGGCCTGACCGATCCACTGGAGGCTATCGAAAAAGTCCGTGAAGAGAAGTACGATTTGTTGATTCTTGACTATTTAATGTATCCGATCCATGGAGACAAGGTCGTAGAGAGAATCAGAGAGTTCAACAACGAACTGTATATTCTTTTGCTGACAGGACACAAGGATCTTGCTCCGCCGCTGGAAACCATCAAAGCATTGGAAATCCAAGGTTACTGTGAAAAAGGTGACCGCTTTGACCAGCTGCTCCTGCTCGTTGAATCCGGGATCAAATCGATTTCCCAAATGCGGACGATCAAGAAGTTCCAGGAAGGCCTGAACAAAATTCTGCAGTCTGTTCCTAAAATCTATCAGCTTCAGCCGATAGATAACATTCTGGAGGATATCCTGGCTGAAATTCTGCCTTTGGTCAATAGCAAGAATGCTTTTATTCTGATCGATGATATCACCAGGATTAGTTCCGGCAATAACAGCATATTTAAAGGGATCGGGAAATATAAGAAAAAAGTGGCCGATTTCATGGAAATGCTTGATCCGGAACTGATGGAGTTTATCGGCAGCGCCAGGATCAATAAAAAGGTCGTTAAGCTTGATAAAAAAGTAATTATTCCTCTGATCAACGAATATCTTCAGGACATTGGCATCATTTTTGTAGAAGGGGACGATCTTGAGGATGGACTGAAACTGCTTGAGATCTATTCCAACCAGGCCTCCTCGTCCATCAATAATGCGTTTCTGCATTCCCTGGTGAATATTAAAAATGATGAGCTGAACAAAACGTATGACCAGCTCAGAGAAACCTACATGGATACGATTGAAGCCCTGAGAATGGTCGTCGATGCGAAGGATATTTATACCCGCGGTCATTCCGACAGAGTGGCCTATTTTGCCGTTAAGATCGGAGAGGCTTTTGATTTCTCCAAGGAGGAGCTTGAGTTGCTGCGGATCAGCGGTATTTTCCATGATGTTGGGAAAATCGGTACTTCAGATGATATTTTGTTTAAGTCCCAGAAGCTGAACGAGAAAGAGTATGAAGAAATTAAAAAACACCCCTTGAAAGGGGCGAGGATCCTGTCGGCTGTATCGATGTTCAAAGAGGTGGTTCCGATTGTCAAATGCCACCATGAACGCATGGACGGCAAAGGATATCCGGAAGGGCTGACAAAAGATGAAATCCCGTTCCTGGCGAGAATTATTTCTGTTGCCGATGCTTTTGATGCGATGATTTCTGACCGTCGCTACCGCTCCAGACTGAAGTTTGAGGAAGCTAGGAATCAGCTTATTCAGGGATCCGGGACCCAATTCGATGTGGAAGTGGTTGAAAAATTCATCCACCAGCTGTCTGATTTCGAACAAATGGCTAAGGAAGTTGCTTCAACATTTGAATAA